CGGTCGTGGCTGGGACGACACGAAGCGCACGGACGTCGTTGCACTGCCGACTGCTGCCGACCTTGATGCTGTCGCGCCCGACCACCCCGTCTATCTCACGCGTGCCGACGCGCATGTCGGCTGGGCGAACTCTGCCGCGCTGCGCTTGGCCGGCATCGACGCGACCACGCCCGACCCGTATGGCGGTCGGATCGTGCGCGATGAGCGCGGCGAGCCGACCGGCATTCTGCAGGAGACCGCCAAGAAGCTGATCGAGCGCCTCATTCCGCCAGCGGACCACGCATCGCGCAGCGACGCCCTGCGGCAGGGCCTGGCGACGGCTGCGCAGTACGGCATCACCGGCATTCATGACAACACATCGGCCGAGGATATCGCCCTGTTCCAGGAGTTCCGCGAGCGTGGCGAGCTGACGCTGCGGGTGAACACGCTCGTCCGTGGCTGGGAGGTCGATCAGCCGTTCCTCGAACCGCTGATCGCGATTGGCGCGCGGACCGGCTTCGGCGACGACTGGATCCGCATCGGCGCGTTGAAGCTCTCGCTCGACGGCACGCTCGGCTCGCGGACGGCGGCGATGCTGGAACCGTACTCCGACGATCCAGGCAACACCGGCGTGCCACGTATCTCGCAGGAGGAGCTTGATCCGATCATCGAGCGCGCCCATCGTCATCACATCCAGGTAGCGCTGCATGCCATTGGTGACGCCGCCTGCCGGATGGCGCTCGATACCATTGAGCGCGCCACTGCTGCCCATCACTGGCCGAATCATCGACATCGCATCGAGCACGAGCAGGTCGTCGCGCCGTCCGATATGCCGCGCTTTGCCCAGCTCGGGGTAATCGCCTCATTGCAGCCGTGCCATGCCGTGACCGATCTGCTCTGGGTCGAGTCGCGCGTCGGACCTGAGCGCATGCCGACGTCCTACGCCTGGCAGTCGTTCCTCAAGCTCGGCACGCGCATCTGTCTGGGAACCGACTGGCCGGTTGAGACGCTTGATCCGCGCGTCGGCTTCTACGAGGCCGTGACGCGCAAGGCGCTCGACGGCACACCAGCGGGAGGCCGCCAGCCGGAGGAGGCGCTGACAATCGAGCAGGTGCTGAAGGGCTATACGCTGGATGCCGCCTGGGCCGAGCATGCTGAACAGGTGAAGGGCAGCGTCGAGCTGGGTAAGTACGCGGACTTCGCGATCCTCGCGCGGGATCCGACGGCGATTGATCCCGACGATCTGCTACATCTGGAAGTCCTCGGCACGATCGTTGAGGGCCGCTCGACCTTCGCCGGTGAAGATCGCTGGCGGGTGGAGTAGCGGCATGTCAGACGACGCACAGAACGACAGATAAGGGGTGGCATATGGCGAACGAGCTGTGGCAACTGGATGCTGTGGAGCTGGCTGGACTGATTCGTGACGGGCGCGTTTCGGCCCGCGAGGCTGTGGCGGAGCATCTGGCGCGGCTGGATGCGGTGAACCCGCAGATCAACGCGGTCGTGCCGCCGATGCTGCACGAGCAGGCACTGGCCGAGGCCGAGGCCGCCGATCGGGCGCGCCAGGCCGGCGATGCGGTCGGCCCGCTGCACGGACTGCCGATCACGACCAAAATCAATACTGATCAGGCCGGCTTGCCGACCGACAACGGCGCGCCGGTGCTCAAGGACTTCATCGCCAACGAGGACAGCGCCCAGGTGGCGAATCTCCGACGCGCCGGTGCCATCGTCATCGGACGGACCAACGCGCCGGCCTTCTCGATGCGGGCGATGACCGACAACGCGCTGCACGGCATGACGCTCAACCCGTGGAACCCGGCCATGACCTGCGGTGGATCGAGCGGCGGTGCCGGTGCGTCGATCGCGTCCGGTATCGGCGTCATCGGGCAGGGCAATGACATCGGCGGATCGGTGCGCTGGCCGGCCTACTGCAACGGCATCGTCGGTCTGCGTCCCAGCCTCGGGCGCGTTCCCGCGTTCAATCCCAGCAGTCCGGCGCGGCGCATGTCGTCGCTGATGATGTCGGTTCAGGGACCGCTGACCCGCAGCGTTCGCGATGCCCGGCTGGCGCTGGCCGCGCTGGCTGTACGGGACGTGCGCGACACCTGGTGGACGCCCGCACCGCTCGTTGGCGAACCACTGCCAAGCCCGATCCGCGTCGCGCTGGTCACGGCGGTCGACAGGATCGACATCGACCCGGCGACAGTCGCTGCCGTGCGCGAAGCTGGTCGCTGTCTGGCGTCGGCAGGCTATGCCGTCGAGGAGGTCACACCACCGGAGACGGCACAGGTCTGGGAGACATGGCACCCGCTCGGGCTGACTGATCTCAACCTGACACTGCGTCCACAGGCGCGCGAGAGCGGCGACCCGGGCATCTCGCGCTTCATCGAGTTCTGGTTCCAGCTCCGCGATGGAGCTGATCTGGCCGGCTATCTCGATGCGCAGGTCGAGCGGGATCGTCTGCTGCGCGCCTGGAACGTATTTATGGAGACGTACCCGGTGATCGTCATGCCGTCGTGCGCTGAGATCGCGCTGCCGGCTGGGAGCGACGTGCAGGATCTGGACGGCGCGCGGCGCACACTGCGGGCGCTGTCGTTCCAGCTGATCCTGCCGGTGCTCGGCTTGCCCGGCCTGGCCGTACCAACAACGCCGGTTGATGGCCTGCCGATGGGCGTCCAGATCGTGTCGCGACGCTTCCGCGAAGACATCTGCCTGGATGCCGGAGAGATCATCGAGGCGCAAGTTGGCCAGTTCACGCCAATCGACCCGCGCTCCTGAATAGTTAGAGGGTGTTATGCACATTGGGAAGTTCTCGATACCCTTGTGGGATGGAGAACATGACCCGGCTTGTCCATCGCGCGGTGCCAACGCCCAAGGGACACCCGGGCCATGGAGATCACTCCGGCTTGGAGATTGGCGTGCTGGATGCGGGGCTATACCGTGGCGCGCCGCCCCCGAAATGTAGGGGCGTATCGCATACGCCCGGCCAGAAACTGCTGACCATACAGGATGGGCACCCGGGCGTGGTGTCTGCCGGTTGGGGCAGGTTGAGGCCAAACGGGCGTATGCGATACGCCTGCTATCGAGAACGCTGTCAACCTGTTACAGCATCGTCGTTCCTGCTCGTTGGGTTCCCCAACTGTGCGTGAGGGTGTGGCAGCGGGCGCGGTCGGCAGTGGGGCCCGGCGCATCGGTCGACGGTCTGTCAGCCTGCTGCTATCCGTGGTTGGGTACCACCTGACACTGACTCCGTCAGGCACTTCCTCAACTACAAACGCGCGTCCAGCACACCAGCTGGCGCCGCGCGGGGCATCAGGGTGCTCGCATGAAGCCCGTGCCCGGTCCCCACTATCGACTGCGTCCGGTGCCACACCCGCTCAGTCTCAATCTGCCAAACGTGTCACTCGCGCTGATGACGATCCTGCGTCGTCGCCAGGAACTGTGCCTGTCGTTTGCTCTGCAACCACCTGCCCCAGTGCCCGACACGTCGACCAGTTCATGAGCGGCGGCCGTCACCGCCAGCGGTTTGGGCTTGCCACGCTCAACCAGCCGCCAGTAGCGGCGATGCGAACACGCCCGGCACTGATGGCGATGATCGCCGGATCAACGTTCCCGTTGGCGGGTAGCCAATCGCGCTGACCGCCGGGACACGGTGCATGATGGGCGGCCTCGACCAGGACATGCCGCGCACGGGTGGCCGCAAACTGCTGATCCCGCCCTGCCGCCATAGTCTCCGCGAGGCCTCGGTCGGCGTCAGCCGCGTAGCGCATCGCTCGCGGATGGTCGAAGCGACTCGGATCGCCCAACTCGATACCGGGTGGCAGCAGCGACCGGCTCCATCCCATCGCCACTGATAGGCGGCAGCCAGTTCAGCGTGGCGGCTGGCCTGGATCGCCGTCGCGATGGCCAGCTCCAGCCACTTCGAGCCGGGCTTCGGTCTCGGCCAGCGCTCCCAGGTGCTCACACAAGACCGTCTGTTGGGCACTATGGGGCGGGACCAGTCCGTGTAACCAGCTCCGATGCTTACCGGTCAGGCAATGACTCCCTCAGCGGGGTCACGTCAGGGCGCAGCAGCATCCCACTGATACGGCTGGCGCAGGTCACGTCCTGACGGGCGGCGTGGCGGGCACGGGCAGGTCACACGGCGCACCTAACGTCGGCTTCATCCGGCACCAGACCATCGTCCAGATAGCGCCCGAACAGCGCAGCCCAGCTGGCGAGCATAGCGTCGGTCGGTTGACTTGTCACCAGGCCGTTTCGGGACCAGCAGGGCTGTCGGCACAGGTGATCCCCCATTCTTGTCAGGTTGTCGCTGGAGCGTGTAGCTACGGCTCCAGCTTCGTAGGCAACCTCTAGCGTCGTGAGGATCCCCCAGCGAGCCGCTGATCTTGCGGACTGCCTCGGGGCGGGTTCGGAATGGTAGCCACGACCTGGCTGGTTCCCGGCCGGGCGTGGCGGCGGCGAAAGGTAATGATCGTCTCCTTGTGCACGTCACAACCTGACCGTCGACTGATACGTCGATACTATCCTGATTCGCTAACGTCGCGAGATCTAAAGCGCGTTGATCATGCTCTTTGAGTTCTCCTAAAACGACACTCTTGATGTCCTCTGCCGGTGGCCGGTACGCGCGTGTTGCTGGACGTGCCGGATAGCGCAACTGACCGAGCTTCCCAGTTGGCTTGTCGGCGATGATCTCGCTGCCGAGTACCGTGCATACGGCAGTGACCATTTCGCGCGAGAGTGACAGGACCGTGTCGAAGGGGTCGGTATGAGTTGCTGCGAGTTCGTGTCCAGCCTCCGACGGGAAAAGTGGGTTCAACCGTTCAATGCGCTGCACCTTGGCCCAGATGCGAATCCGCTCAACGGCTTCAGGCTGGGTGTGCGTCATCGTTTGGCGTGGTGACGGAGGTGGAGAGCAGGCGTAAGCTGAGGCGGAGATCATCGTCCAAGAATCGTCCAAGAAGAGTTGAGGAGCCGACGATGCCGCACGAGCCATCAACCACGCCGCTGTTTGCCGCGATTGAAGCGGACTTTCTCGTGTGGCGCGCCGCGCACCCTGCCGCCACGCTGACGGAGCTGGAGATCGAGCTTGACCGCCGCCTGCGGGAGGGACGCGCACAATTGCTCAGCGTGGCCGCCGAGACCACACCGGTCCCGGCGGGTGTCTGTCCTGATTGTGGCCACGCGCTGGTAGCGCATGGGCAGCGCGTGCGGCAGGTGGTGACGCAGGGAGACGAGTCACTCACCCTGGAGCGACCATCGCTGCGCTGTCCGGCCTGTGGGGCCGGGCTTTTCCCCCCTGGATGAGGTGCTGGAACTCCTGAGCGGGGTGGCCTTCACCCCCTGGCTCGTTGAGAGCATCGTGCGGCTGGGAGCACTCATCCCCTTTGGCCAGGTCCCAGCACTGCTGCGGCATTTCACAGGCGTCTCCGTCAGTGTGGCGACCGTCCGCCGTCTGACCGAGACGGCTGGTGCCGTGCAGGAGGCCGGAGAGACACGGGCCGTCGACGAGCTGGAGCACGCGCTGCCGGACGCGCCACAGGGACCGCCAGTGCAACTGCTCAGTGTTGATGGGGCGATGGTTCCGCTGGTGGGTGGAAGCTGGGCCGAGGTGAAGACGCTGGCCATTGGCACGGTCGAGGCTGTCACGCCAGCAATGGGGACAACCACCGGAGAGCGACCCGCTGCACCGATGGTACAGACGCGGGAGTTGTCGTATTTCTCGCGCCTGGCCGACACAGACACCTTCACCCGTCTGGCGACGATTGAGACGCAGCGGCGGGGGACGGAGACGGCCCGGACGGTGGTGGCCGTCACCGATGGTGCCCGCTGGTGTCAGGGGTTCATTGATGTCCAGCGCGCCGATGCCATCCGGATTCTCGACTTTGCTCATGCGCTGGAGCATCTGGGGCAGGTAGCCCAGGCCGTCTATGGAGCGGGCACGGCGACAGCCAGCGCGTGGCTCGGTCAGCAGGCGCACGCGCTGCGCCACGGACAGACCCTGGCGGTGCTCGATCGGCTCGCGGCCCTTGCTGCGGCACCGCGCTGCGGATCGGAGGTGCGCACACTGATCCAGCAGACCCACGTCTATCTGGCGACGCGCATGGAACAGGTGCGCTACGACGTCTTTGTTGCAGCGGGATATCCGATCGGGAGTGGATGTGTCGAGAGTGCCAACAAGCTGTTGGTTGAGGCCCGGCTGAAGGGCAGTGGGATGCACTGGGCGCGTGACAATGTCAATCCGATGCTGGCATTGCGCGCCCTGGCGTGTAATCAGCGGTGGCAGGAGGCGTGGCCAACCCTCTGGCAGGCTTGGCGGCGTGCCGTGCACGACCGTGCCAGGCAGCGTCGTCAGGCCCGTCGTGCGCGTGACCAGGAACCTCCATCGGTCGTGGTGGCAACTCCGCCCTCTGCCGTCGTCGTTGAACAACCCGCCCGACCAAAGACCATCGTCAACGGCAAGCCCACCAAAGATCATCCGTGGCGACGTTCCGCTCCCTTCCCCGCCAAACGATGACGCGCACCCCTGCCATACGACCTGCTAGACACTCGCAATATTCATGTTAATATCGTTTACATGAATCAACCACAGATGCCGGAGACGAGGCGCTCCTATCGGATGGAGGCTCGCGCTGCGCAAGCTGAGCAGACGCATCAGCGCATCCTGCGCAGCATGGTGGACCTCTTTTCGGAACGCTGGGTGGGCGACATCTCGCTGGCCGATGTCGCCGCTCGCTCGGATGTAACTGTCCAGACCGTACTACGCCGCTTCGGGAGCAAGGAGGGGCTGATTGCTGCAGCGGGAGAGGCGTTGCGGCAGCAGATCGAGGCGCAGCGCGGGCAGGCTCCAGTTGGAGACGTTGACGGTGCCGTTGCCAATCTCGTCGAGCATTACGAGGAC
This region of Thermomicrobiales bacterium genomic DNA includes:
- a CDS encoding amidohydrolase, translated to MIDLLLDNANVLTMNPAQPTASTVAVAQGRIIAVGSRDELAGLRSQARRVLDLDGATLIPGLIDAHTHFLMGSESLSRVRLAGVTTMAEMQRRVAEKVAAAPADSWITGRGWDDTKRTDVVALPTAADLDAVAPDHPVYLTRADAHVGWANSAALRLAGIDATTPDPYGGRIVRDERGEPTGILQETAKKLIERLIPPADHASRSDALRQGLATAAQYGITGIHDNTSAEDIALFQEFRERGELTLRVNTLVRGWEVDQPFLEPLIAIGARTGFGDDWIRIGALKLSLDGTLGSRTAAMLEPYSDDPGNTGVPRISQEELDPIIERAHRHHIQVALHAIGDAACRMALDTIERATAAHHWPNHRHRIEHEQVVAPSDMPRFAQLGVIASLQPCHAVTDLLWVESRVGPERMPTSYAWQSFLKLGTRICLGTDWPVETLDPRVGFYEAVTRKALDGTPAGGRQPEEALTIEQVLKGYTLDAAWAEHAEQVKGSVELGKYADFAILARDPTAIDPDDLLHLEVLGTIVEGRSTFAGEDRWRVE
- a CDS encoding amidase; translated protein: MANELWQLDAVELAGLIRDGRVSAREAVAEHLARLDAVNPQINAVVPPMLHEQALAEAEAADRARQAGDAVGPLHGLPITTKINTDQAGLPTDNGAPVLKDFIANEDSAQVANLRRAGAIVIGRTNAPAFSMRAMTDNALHGMTLNPWNPAMTCGGSSGGAGASIASGIGVIGQGNDIGGSVRWPAYCNGIVGLRPSLGRVPAFNPSSPARRMSSLMMSVQGPLTRSVRDARLALAALAVRDVRDTWWTPAPLVGEPLPSPIRVALVTAVDRIDIDPATVAAVREAGRCLASAGYAVEEVTPPETAQVWETWHPLGLTDLNLTLRPQARESGDPGISRFIEFWFQLRDGADLAGYLDAQVERDRLLRAWNVFMETYPVIVMPSCAEIALPAGSDVQDLDGARRTLRALSFQLILPVLGLPGLAVPTTPVDGLPMGVQIVSRRFREDICLDAGEIIEAQVGQFTPIDPRS
- a CDS encoding ISKra4 family transposase yields the protein MLELLSGVAFTPWLVESIVRLGALIPFGQVPALLRHFTGVSVSVATVRRLTETAGAVQEAGETRAVDELEHALPDAPQGPPVQLLSVDGAMVPLVGGSWAEVKTLAIGTVEAVTPAMGTTTGERPAAPMVQTRELSYFSRLADTDTFTRLATIETQRRGTETARTVVAVTDGARWCQGFIDVQRADAIRILDFAHALEHLGQVAQAVYGAGTATASAWLGQQAHALRHGQTLAVLDRLAALAAAPRCGSEVRTLIQQTHVYLATRMEQVRYDVFVAAGYPIGSGCVESANKLLVEARLKGSGMHWARDNVNPMLALRALACNQRWQEAWPTLWQAWRRAVHDRARQRRQARRARDQEPPSVVVATPPSAVVVEQPARPKTIVNGKPTKDHPWRRSAPFPAKR
- a CDS encoding TetR/AcrR family transcriptional regulator encodes the protein MNQPQMPETRRSYRMEARAAQAEQTHQRILRSMVDLFSERWVGDISLADVAARSDVTVQTVLRRFGSKEGLIAAAGEALRQQIEAQRGQAPVGDVDGAVANLVEHYEDVGDIALRALAQEGTHASIRVLTDRGRQVHYQWVDRTFAPWLEKVADNDRATLRAQIIAITDVYVWKVMRRDLQLSRGQVESALADMLNGVLAATSR